Proteins co-encoded in one Nicotiana sylvestris chromosome 7, ASM39365v2, whole genome shotgun sequence genomic window:
- the LOC138872998 gene encoding uncharacterized protein has product MRPPPRGEEEISKPPKEKKKKRESPVNTPKRKKSTVLKPKVDTVALSLETAQRLRDQEEEEYNDCLLVAHEKRSSDASKAAKPVVAETAIVLHKKAFFKSRAELAQYKAELKKISEERVLAEGRVGRATSGGAKAEGGRDLGVELASLKHQFQKVKEEILDQGRKIEELKAKSAAELAKAKSNAEAKALEEEAVALLSNDEDSSSGSDSGVDEEEDPKDEALEGAAPGDAAAEDAAPE; this is encoded by the exons ATGCGGCCGCCCCCACGTGGTGAAGAAGAGATCTCAAAGCCtcccaaagaaaagaagaaaaagagggagTCGCCTGTAAATACACCGAAGCGGAAGAAAAGCACGGTTCTAAAGCCTAAGGTCGATACTGTGGCCTTATCTCTAGAAACGGCCCAACGCCTCCGGGACcaggaagaagaagaatataaCGACTGCTTGTTGGTAGCTCATGAAAAAAGAAGCTCTGACGCTTCGAAGGCCGCTAAACCTGTGGTGGCAGAGACG GCCATCGTGCTTCATAAGAAAGCATTCTTCAAGTCTCGAGCTGAGCTTGCTCAATATAAGGCTGAGCTTAAGAAGATCTCGGAAGAGAGGG TTTTAGCAGAAGGGCGAGTTGGTAGAGCAACTTCGGGAGGAGCTAAAGCTGAAGGAGGCCGAGACCTTGGGGTGGAG CTGGCTTCACTCAAACACCAGTTTCAAAAAGTGAAGGAGGAGATCTTAGATCAAGGCCGCAAAATCGAGGAGCTTAAAGCTAAATCTGCTGCTGAGCTGGCGAAGGCCAAATCTAACGCTGAG GCAAAGGCTTTGGAAGAAGAGGCCGTCGCTTTGCTTTCTAATGACGAGGATTCATCCAGTGGCTCTGATAGTGGGGTAGATGAAGAAGAAGACCCCAAAGATGAGGCTCTTGAAGGCGCGGCTCCCGGAGATGCAGCTGCCGAAGATGCGGCCCCGGAGTAG